From one Cyprinus carpio isolate SPL01 chromosome B3, ASM1834038v1, whole genome shotgun sequence genomic stretch:
- the LOC109095502 gene encoding probable serine/threonine-protein kinase ireA isoform X1: MQKDIWDIGNYIWCRKESYINLLLLHAEENIKMNKNIHIKEMEKELLNHLKIYFRTKNKIRDLIKNYKKITNNKVMANKKITTNKKITTNNKIMANKKITTNKKNTTNNKIMANKKITTNEKKSYQQKILLLTKNDGQQKNDGQQKINEECFMDFIYLQNAEKNIKMMKNSNIKEKAYALLNNLKNKDFRTKNKIGNFYLFKNENFIISTSRAIKTYIGFTQDGTLVAVQCGDKDHVSYFIHEFNSLNNAKLESKNIIKYVSSEEDRNHIYIAVNLWDYYLDEFIKNLYQPEIDQQKNDNQLKQYLKEIVKGMLLGLRDLHQAGVIHGDINPRNIIIDSEENVRLSGFGRNIKLKEEETTANTERAGIQENDSTKSSDIKAAGMMVYYILSGGKHPFGDTKDREENIKKGQHSLEDLQDIVAKDLIEWMINKDPAERLTIDEVLRHPYVWDDERKEAVLRKLGDRPEIQNYETLAKLHKLYVEKGHSEGTDPAATLTINEAFSELKIENEKKKNDILTIVGEDLMNLWKLFNTAEEVTKGKSFSNWQSKLSKIWTDINKKLPEDIIGLLRVLRNKLVHEKVKNGFNKKKIFDLFPDFFISLHRVAKDLSWKY; the protein is encoded by the exons ATGCAAAAAGATATATGGGACATAGGGAATTACATTTGGTGCAGAAAGGAAAGTTATATCAATTTACTTCTGCTACATgctgaagaaaatataaaaatgaataaaaatatccatataaaagaaatggaaaaggaGCTCTTAAatcatctaaaaatatattttagaactaaaaataaaatcagagacttaattaaaaattataaaaaaattaccaatAACAAAGTAATGGCCAATAAgaaaattactactaataaaaaaattactaccAATAACAAAATAATGGCCAATAAgaaaattactactaataaaaaaaatactaccaATAACAAAATAATGGCCAATAAGAAAATTActactaatgaaaaaaaatcctACCAACAAAAAATACTACTATTAACAAAAAATGATGGCCAACAAAAAAATGATGGCCAACAAAAAATTAATGAGGAatgttttatggattttatttatctgcaaaatgctgaaaaaaacataaaaatgatgaaaaatagcaatataaaaGAAAAGGCATATGCcctcttaaataatttaaaaaataaagattttaggactaaaaataaaatcggaaacttttacttatttaaaaatgagAATTTTATCATTAGCACTTCACGtgcaataaaaacatacattggGTTCACACAAGATGGTACTTTGGTAGCAGTTCAGTGTGGAGATAAAGACCATGTGTCATACTTCATACAtgaatttaatagtttaaataatgCTAAGCTGGAGAGCAAGAACATAATTAAATATGTGTCCTCAGAAGAAGAtagaaatcatatttatatagcAGTAAATCTTTGGGATTACTATCTAGATGAATTCATAAAAAACCTTTATCAGCCAGAAATAGaccaacaaaaaaatgacaaccaactaaaacaatatttaaaagaaatagtgAAGGGGATGCTTCTTGGCCTTCGAGATCTTCACCAGGCCGGAGTGATACATGGCGATATAAACCCTAGAAATATCATCATAG attctgaagaaaatgttagACTAAGTGGCTTTGGAAGAAACATCAAACTGAAGGAGGAAGAAACAACTGCCAATACAGAGAGAGCAGGTATCCAAGAGAATGATTCTACAAAGAGCTCTGACATCAAG GCTGCTGGGATGATGGTGTACTACATCCTCTCTGGTGGGAAACATCCTTTTGGGGACACAAAGGATCGTGAGGAGAACATCAAGAAAGGGCAGCACTCTCTTGAAGATTTACAAGATATAGTAGCAAAGGATCTCATTGAATGGATGATCAACAAAGACCCGGCAGAGAGACTGACCATTGATGAGGTCCTACGACACCCTTATGTCTGGGATGATGAGAG AAAAGAGGCAGTCCTTAGGAAGCTGGGCGATAGGCCTGAAATCCAGAACTATGAGACTTTAGCAAAACTTCACAAACTCTACGTAGAGAAAGGGCACTCAGAGGGAACAGACCCAGCAGCAACACTGACCATCAATGAGGCCTTCAGCGAACTGAAAATCGAGAACGAAAAGAA GAAAAATGACATCCTTACTATAGTTGGTGAGGATTTAATGAACCTTTGGAAGCTCTTCAACACTGCGGAGGAGGTCACAAAGGGAAAAAGCTTTTCTAATTGGCAATCAAAG cTTTCAAAAATATGGACAGACATAAACAAAAAGCTTCCGGAGGACATTATTGGTCTGCTGCGTGTTTTGCGCAACAAACTGGTGCACGA AAAGGTCAAAAATGGGTTTAATAAGAAGAAGATTTTTGACCTCTTCCCGGACTTTTTCATCAGTTTACACAGAGTGGCTAAAGACTTGAGCTGGAAGTATTGA